In the genome of Polaribacter atrinae, one region contains:
- a CDS encoding chloride channel protein — protein sequence MKLKRRRQIVSYSSILDQPLKFTPFVFNRTFLLWALLGLMGGLIAGIYWIVLEFLIHKIAFFEGWLVIPTMAICGLLAGLIIHYIGDPGEIDLIVDNIRFNKGKLDPKNNPSMILSSLLCVASGGSLGPEAPLVQVTGSTGTWLGKIFRLKGEELRSLSIAGMASGFTALFGAPLGGSLFSLEILHHKHAVEYYKAIIPALVASCFSYVIFALIIHLGLGATWSLPAYEYSGTFDFGIAVLLAIVATIVGWIFIYCIKFLKSLFKKVKTAIYIKTLIGGILLGVISFYFPLTRYFGHEEINSLVNTNFSVNALFLILIFKILAIAITVTSGWRGGFIIPLFFVGTTLGLIIHHYFPSINVSLAIISCMAGINACVTRTPMSTTILLATLTGFSYFIPILFASLTGYFLAPRTAFIGAQMDKKKRN from the coding sequence GTGAAACTTAAAAGAAGAAGACAAATAGTATCATATTCAAGCATACTAGACCAGCCTTTAAAATTCACCCCGTTTGTTTTTAATCGCACCTTTTTACTTTGGGCACTTCTTGGTTTAATGGGAGGACTGATTGCAGGAATTTACTGGATTGTTTTAGAATTTTTAATTCATAAAATAGCTTTTTTTGAAGGATGGCTCGTAATACCAACCATGGCTATTTGTGGTTTATTGGCAGGTTTAATCATCCACTATATTGGAGATCCTGGAGAAATTGACTTAATTGTTGACAATATTCGTTTTAACAAAGGGAAACTAGACCCAAAGAACAATCCTTCTATGATTCTTTCGTCTTTACTTTGTGTTGCTTCTGGTGGAAGTTTAGGTCCTGAAGCTCCTTTAGTACAAGTAACAGGTTCTACAGGTACTTGGCTTGGTAAAATATTTAGGTTAAAAGGAGAAGAACTTCGCTCTCTTAGTATTGCTGGTATGGCTTCTGGCTTTACCGCTTTATTTGGTGCTCCATTAGGAGGAAGCTTATTTTCTTTAGAAATACTACATCACAAACACGCCGTAGAATATTACAAAGCCATAATTCCTGCTTTGGTAGCAAGTTGCTTTAGTTATGTAATTTTTGCACTTATTATTCATTTAGGATTAGGCGCAACTTGGAGTTTGCCTGCATATGAATATTCTGGAACCTTTGATTTTGGAATTGCCGTTTTATTAGCAATAGTTGCAACAATTGTAGGTTGGATATTTATTTATTGCATCAAATTTTTAAAATCCCTTTTTAAAAAGGTAAAAACAGCTATTTACATTAAAACTTTAATTGGAGGAATACTACTTGGTGTAATTTCATTTTACTTTCCGCTAACTAGATACTTTGGTCATGAAGAAATTAACTCTTTAGTAAACACTAACTTTTCTGTTAACGCATTGTTTTTAATCCTAATTTTTAAGATTCTAGCCATTGCTATAACCGTAACTTCAGGATGGCGAGGTGGTTTTATTATTCCTTTATTTTTTGTAGGTACCACACTTGGGTTAATCATTCACCATTATTTTCCATCTATAAACGTATCTTTAGCAATAATAAGCTGTATGGCTGGCATTAATGCTTGCGTAACAAGAACACCTATGAGTACCACAATACTGTTAGCCACATTAACAGGTTTTTCTTATTTTATTCCTATTTTATTTGCAAGTTTAACCGGTTATTTCTTAGCACCAAGAACCGCATTTATTGGCGCTCAAATGGATAAAAAGAAGCGTAATTAA
- a CDS encoding SAM hydrolase/SAM-dependent halogenase family protein: protein MSIITLTTDFGTKDHFVGAVKGAIYSELPDAKIVDITHEVSPFSITETAYILKNSYKSFPKGTIHIVGVDSELSDDNKHIAIELDGHFFVCPDNGLISMIASEIQPSKIVEINIHDRVESSFPVLDVFVQVACFIARGGNLTVIGKEISELKKIVEIQPKTNQQQNQITGGIIYIDNYGNVITNISKKMLKDIGKGRGFIVHARKHFFTKIFNKYNEVVSNESYSNQQYEGHKLAIFNSAGYLEIAIYRSNLDTVGGASTLLGLGYRDAIIIDFIDDIKPDFTHLT, encoded by the coding sequence ATGTCTATAATCACTTTAACCACAGATTTTGGAACAAAAGACCACTTTGTTGGCGCTGTAAAAGGAGCTATTTATTCTGAACTACCAGATGCTAAAATTGTAGATATTACGCATGAAGTGTCTCCTTTTAGCATTACCGAAACGGCTTATATTTTAAAAAATTCTTACAAAAGTTTCCCTAAAGGAACCATACATATTGTTGGTGTAGACTCAGAATTAAGTGATGACAATAAGCATATTGCAATAGAATTAGACGGTCATTTTTTTGTATGTCCAGATAACGGCTTAATCTCTATGATTGCTTCAGAAATTCAACCAAGTAAAATTGTAGAAATTAACATTCATGACAGAGTAGAAAGTAGTTTTCCTGTTTTAGATGTATTTGTACAAGTAGCATGTTTTATTGCTAGAGGAGGAAATTTAACAGTAATTGGTAAAGAAATTTCTGAATTAAAAAAGATTGTAGAAATTCAGCCAAAGACAAATCAACAGCAAAATCAAATTACTGGAGGTATTATTTATATTGATAATTACGGAAATGTAATTACCAACATCAGTAAAAAAATGCTTAAAGATATTGGCAAAGGAAGAGGTTTTATTGTGCATGCAAGAAAACATTTTTTTACAAAAATATTTAATAAATATAATGAAGTAGTAAGCAATGAATCTTATAGCAACCAGCAATATGAAGGCCATAAATTAGCTATTTTTAATTCTGCGGGCTATTTAGAAATTGCCATTTATAGAAGTAATTTAGACACGGTTGGTGGAGCATCTACCCTACTAGGTTTAGGTTATAGAGATGCTATCATTATCGATTTTATAGATGACATTAAACCAGATTTTACACATTTAACATAA
- a CDS encoding GNAT family N-acetyltransferase, whose amino-acid sequence MDFDFTTFPVLETDRLTLRAINLEDAKAIFGLRANKEVNKYIQRESLKNLSEARAFIDQTSNLVADNEVIFWVLESKNSSELLGTIGLRNFDIAENYAEIGYEIHPDYQERGYMTEAFEEVIEYAFEKMELNTIEAFTHKNNLASITLLHKLDFDLQIDRTDEGFEDNRIYKLEK is encoded by the coding sequence ATGGATTTCGATTTTACTACTTTCCCTGTTTTAGAAACAGACAGATTAACATTAAGAGCAATAAACTTAGAAGATGCAAAAGCAATTTTTGGTTTAAGAGCAAACAAAGAGGTTAACAAATACATACAACGTGAATCTCTTAAAAATCTTTCTGAAGCTAGAGCTTTTATAGACCAAACTTCTAATTTAGTAGCAGATAATGAAGTTATCTTTTGGGTTCTTGAATCTAAAAACAGTTCTGAATTACTAGGTACAATTGGTTTACGTAATTTTGATATTGCAGAAAATTATGCAGAAATTGGATATGAAATTCATCCAGATTACCAAGAAAGAGGGTATATGACTGAGGCTTTTGAAGAAGTAATAGAATATGCTTTTGAAAAAATGGAATTAAACACCATAGAAGCTTTTACTCACAAAAATAATCTTGCTTCTATTACGTTGTTACATAAACTAGATTTTGATTTACAAATAGACAGAACAGACGAAGGTTTTGAAGACAATAGAATTTATAAGTTAGAAAAATAG
- the trmD gene encoding tRNA (guanosine(37)-N1)-methyltransferase TrmD: MRIDIISVAPNLLESPFNHSIIKRAKDKGLAEIIIHDLREYGLGNYKQIDDTQFGGGAGMVMMIEPIANCIKKLQAERSYDEVIYMTPDAKTLNQSTANTLSLKENILILTGHYKGVDQRIRDKYITKEISIGDYVLTGGELAAAVLVDAVVRLIPGVIGDEQSALTDSFQDNLLSPPVYTRPSEFEGMKVPEILLSGNFPKIDDWRSDQAYKRTEEIRPDLLDETS; the protein is encoded by the coding sequence ATGCGAATAGATATCATTTCAGTTGCCCCAAACTTACTAGAAAGCCCGTTTAACCATTCTATAATTAAACGAGCAAAAGACAAAGGTTTGGCAGAAATTATAATTCATGATTTACGTGAATATGGTTTAGGAAATTACAAACAAATAGATGACACCCAATTTGGTGGTGGCGCCGGTATGGTAATGATGATTGAGCCGATTGCAAATTGTATTAAAAAGTTGCAAGCAGAACGATCGTATGATGAAGTTATATATATGACTCCAGATGCAAAAACACTAAATCAATCTACCGCAAACACACTTTCTTTAAAAGAGAACATCCTTATACTAACAGGACACTATAAAGGTGTAGACCAAAGAATTCGCGATAAATACATCACCAAAGAAATTTCTATTGGAGACTATGTTTTAACAGGAGGCGAACTAGCTGCTGCAGTATTAGTAGATGCTGTTGTTCGTTTAATTCCTGGTGTTATTGGCGATGAACAATCTGCGCTTACAGACTCTTTTCAAGACAACTTATTATCGCCACCAGTATACACAAGACCTTCGGAATTTGAAGGAATGAAAGTTCCTGAAATTTTATTGTCTGGGAATTTTCCTAAAATTGATGATTGGAGAAGTGATCAAGCCTACAAAAGAACAGAAGAAATAAGACCAGATTTACTAGATGAAACTTCTTAA
- a CDS encoding DUF2721 domain-containing protein has translation MEELTLTTPALLFSAISLIMLAYTNRFLAYAAVIRNLHDIYLEKKDNSLLRQIKNLKLRLNLTRWMQIFGISSLLFCVVTMFLIYIGLNIVAAWVFGFALILLIISLGLLIKELQISIQALQHHIEDIEEHLEK, from the coding sequence ATGGAAGAATTAACTTTAACAACACCTGCGCTTTTATTTTCGGCAATATCTCTAATTATGCTTGCATATACGAATCGTTTTTTGGCGTATGCAGCGGTAATAAGAAACTTACATGATATTTATTTAGAAAAAAAAGATAACTCATTATTAAGGCAAATTAAGAACTTAAAATTACGATTAAATCTAACAAGATGGATGCAAATATTTGGAATTTCTAGTTTGTTATTTTGTGTGGTAACGATGTTTTTAATTTATATAGGTTTAAATATAGTTGCAGCTTGGGTGTTTGGGTTTGCATTAATTTTATTAATTATTTCTCTTGGGTTATTGATAAAGGAATTACAGATTTCTATACAAGCATTGCAACATCATATTGAAGATATTGAAGAGCATTTAGAAAAATAA
- the gldG gene encoding gliding motility-associated ABC transporter substrate-binding protein GldG gives MNKNLKNSILIIVGLILLNTINQSFYERFDLTADNRYTLSKTTENILSKVDDILFVTVYLEGDFPSEFKRLQAETRQYLEELATTNSNIKINFETPDNQREDLIKRGMLPSQLTVEEEGKLSEAIIFPWAEVTYGKKSTIASLLPNAIVASQDEQLQKAIENLEYSFSNAINSVTQNRQKSVAVITGNGELQDIYQYSFLSEVAKKYKLAKFTLDSVAANPQQTLQDLMSLDLAIIAKPTERFTEKEKLTLDQYIANGGKTLWMLDNVQADQDSLFNSGKMLAYPRDLNLTDLLFSYGIRINTTLIKDLYAAQIPLATGKVGNQTQFKNLDWFYHPLVGGNPNHPITKNVSPVRLQFANQIDTLTNNIKKTPLLLSSTLTKKIGTPGFIELQSIADEVTEEEYADGNQLFAVLLEGNFKSAYKDRVKPFETPLFKEHATKNKMVIISDGDIGKNQILKKQPFDLNRDKWTNQQFGNKDFLLNTVDYLLDDAGLIQLRNKTLQIRTLDKQKAFKERTFWQFLNVALPLLLLFAFGFVFNYLRKRKYC, from the coding sequence ATGAATAAAAATCTTAAAAACAGCATCCTTATAATTGTTGGTTTGATTCTTTTAAATACGATCAACCAATCATTTTACGAACGCTTCGATTTAACTGCAGATAATCGCTACACACTTTCTAAAACGACAGAAAACATTCTTTCTAAAGTAGATGACATTCTATTTGTTACCGTTTATTTAGAAGGCGATTTCCCATCAGAATTTAAAAGATTACAAGCAGAAACACGACAATATTTAGAAGAATTAGCCACCACTAATTCTAACATCAAAATCAATTTTGAAACTCCAGATAATCAACGTGAAGACTTGATTAAAAGAGGCATGTTACCTAGTCAATTAACAGTAGAAGAAGAAGGTAAATTATCTGAAGCTATTATTTTCCCTTGGGCAGAAGTTACGTACGGTAAAAAATCTACCATTGCTTCTTTATTACCAAATGCAATTGTAGCATCGCAAGACGAACAACTACAAAAAGCCATTGAAAATTTAGAGTATAGTTTTTCTAATGCTATAAATTCAGTTACTCAAAACAGGCAAAAAAGTGTGGCTGTAATTACCGGAAACGGAGAATTGCAAGACATTTATCAGTATAGTTTTTTAAGTGAAGTTGCTAAGAAATATAAATTAGCCAAATTTACTTTAGATTCTGTAGCAGCCAATCCGCAACAAACATTGCAAGACTTAATGTCTTTAGATTTGGCAATTATAGCAAAACCAACAGAGAGATTTACAGAGAAAGAAAAACTTACATTAGATCAATATATCGCCAATGGCGGAAAAACCTTGTGGATGTTAGACAATGTACAAGCAGATCAAGACAGTTTGTTTAACTCTGGTAAAATGCTAGCATACCCAAGAGATTTAAACCTTACAGATTTATTGTTTTCTTACGGAATTAGAATTAACACCACACTTATTAAAGATTTATATGCAGCTCAAATTCCGTTAGCAACGGGTAAAGTTGGGAATCAAACGCAGTTTAAAAACTTAGATTGGTTTTATCATCCTTTGGTTGGCGGAAACCCAAATCACCCAATTACAAAAAACGTTTCTCCTGTTAGATTACAATTTGCAAATCAGATAGATACTTTAACAAACAACATTAAAAAAACACCTTTATTACTGAGTTCTACTTTAACAAAAAAAATAGGAACGCCTGGTTTTATTGAACTTCAATCTATTGCTGATGAAGTAACTGAAGAAGAATATGCAGACGGAAATCAACTATTTGCTGTTTTGTTAGAAGGTAATTTTAAATCGGCTTACAAAGACAGAGTAAAACCATTTGAAACACCACTCTTTAAAGAGCATGCAACCAAAAATAAAATGGTAATAATTTCTGATGGTGATATTGGAAAAAATCAGATTTTAAAAAAGCAACCTTTCGATTTAAATAGAGACAAGTGGACAAATCAACAATTTGGAAATAAAGACTTCTTATTAAATACAGTTGATTATTTATTGGATGATGCAGGCTTGATTCAGCTTAGAAACAAAACTTTACAAATTAGAACACTAGACAAACAAAAAGCCTTTAAAGAGCGTACTTTCTGGCAATTTTTAAATGTTGCTTTACCTTTACTTTTATTATTTGCCTTCGGATTTGTTTTTAACTATTTGAGAAAAAGGAAATACTGTTAG
- a CDS encoding PhoH family protein: protein MNERTIELTEISPKDFFGAQNSTIEQLKRYFPKIKIVARGSKLKIYGEPEILDEFEIRLERLIKYYNKYNKLDENSIEQILTSNGNEEKITAAKNAKEILVHGVSGRLIKPQTENQRKMVTLMGKNDMLFAVGPAGTGKTYTAVALAVKALKEKEVRRIILTRPAVESGENLGFLPGDLKEKLDPYMQPLYDALRDMIPHERLESYIEKGVIQIAPLAFMRGRTLDNAFVILDEAQNTTHNQMKMFLTRMGKSAKFIITGDPGQIDLPRKQVSGLKESLLALKDIDGIAQVYLDDKDVVRHRLVRKIISAYKSIETE from the coding sequence TTGAACGAACGCACTATAGAGCTTACAGAAATTAGTCCTAAAGATTTTTTCGGAGCGCAAAACAGTACTATTGAACAATTAAAAAGATACTTTCCTAAAATTAAAATCGTTGCTAGAGGATCTAAATTAAAAATTTATGGCGAACCAGAAATTTTAGATGAGTTTGAAATTAGATTAGAACGTTTGATAAAGTATTATAATAAATACAATAAGTTAGACGAAAACAGTATTGAACAAATTTTAACTTCTAATGGAAATGAAGAAAAAATAACTGCGGCTAAAAATGCTAAAGAAATTTTGGTACATGGAGTTAGCGGAAGGTTGATAAAGCCACAAACAGAAAACCAACGAAAAATGGTTACCCTTATGGGTAAAAACGATATGTTGTTTGCTGTTGGACCTGCAGGTACAGGGAAAACATACACAGCGGTTGCTCTGGCTGTAAAAGCTTTAAAAGAAAAAGAAGTTAGAAGAATAATTTTAACAAGACCTGCAGTAGAATCTGGTGAAAATTTAGGGTTTCTTCCTGGAGATTTAAAAGAAAAATTAGATCCTTATATGCAACCTTTGTACGATGCCTTAAGAGATATGATTCCGCATGAGCGTTTAGAATCTTATATAGAAAAAGGAGTTATTCAAATTGCACCTTTGGCTTTTATGCGTGGTAGAACTTTAGATAATGCTTTTGTAATTTTAGATGAAGCACAGAATACAACCCATAATCAAATGAAGATGTTTTTAACAAGAATGGGTAAAAGTGCAAAGTTTATTATTACTGGAGATCCTGGTCAGATAGATTTACCTAGAAAGCAAGTTTCTGGATTGAAAGAATCTTTATTGGCGCTAAAAGATATTGACGGAATTGCCCAAGTATATTTAGACGATAAAGATGTGGTAAGACACCGTTTGGTGAGGAAAATAATTAGTGCTTATAAGAGTATAGAAACAGAATAA
- a CDS encoding dTDP-glucose 4,6-dehydratase produces MRNVSVLGCGWLGMSLSISLLDEGYSVKGSTTSEEKLELLEMNNIAPYIVDISSFEEFDDFLHTDILIIAITSKDVDGFENLISQIKNSPVQKVIFISSTSVYGRINKVMTEEDAVLKTPLTEIENLFRENTFFETTIIRFAGLFGDVRQPYNWFKNGRKIPQPKGFVNMIHKEDCIEIIHEIIAQDCWNETFNACSNHHPTRREFYTINKVSNGFDIPEFEDNEVYEWKIISSKKVQEVLDYTFIHDNLLDI; encoded by the coding sequence ATGAGGAATGTTAGTGTTTTAGGTTGTGGTTGGTTAGGGATGTCTTTATCAATTTCTTTGTTAGATGAAGGATATTCTGTAAAAGGATCTACCACATCAGAAGAGAAGTTAGAGTTGTTAGAAATGAATAATATAGCACCTTATATTGTTGATATTTCTAGTTTTGAAGAGTTTGATGATTTCTTACACACAGATATTTTAATTATTGCAATAACATCAAAAGATGTAGATGGTTTTGAAAACTTAATTTCTCAAATTAAAAACTCTCCGGTTCAGAAAGTGATTTTTATAAGTTCTACGTCTGTGTATGGAAGAATAAATAAAGTAATGACAGAAGAGGATGCTGTTTTAAAAACACCTTTAACAGAAATTGAGAATTTATTTAGAGAGAATACTTTTTTTGAAACGACAATTATTCGTTTTGCAGGTTTGTTTGGTGATGTAAGACAACCATATAATTGGTTTAAAAACGGTCGTAAAATTCCACAACCAAAAGGATTTGTAAACATGATTCATAAAGAAGATTGTATTGAAATTATTCATGAAATTATTGCGCAAGATTGCTGGAATGAAACTTTTAATGCGTGTTCTAATCATCACCCAACTAGAAGGGAGTTTTACACAATTAATAAAGTAAGTAATGGTTTTGACATTCCAGAATTTGAAGACAATGAAGTGTATGAATGGAAAATTATCAGTTCTAAGAAGGTGCAAGAAGTATTAGATTATACTTTTATTCATGATAATTTGTTGGATATTTAA
- a CDS encoding putative quinol monooxygenase, whose protein sequence is MLVRIVKMSFHTKHINEFLIMFEEKKTLIKASKGCNLLELYQDKTNPEIFFTYSYWEQEEDLENYRNSALFKGVWAKTKVFFNDKPLAWSVDKKASLQ, encoded by the coding sequence ATGTTGGTTAGAATTGTAAAAATGAGTTTTCATACAAAACATATAAATGAGTTTTTAATAATGTTCGAAGAGAAAAAAACATTAATTAAAGCCTCTAAAGGATGTAACTTATTAGAGTTATATCAAGATAAAACAAACCCAGAAATCTTTTTCACCTATTCTTATTGGGAACAAGAAGAAGATTTAGAAAATTACCGAAACTCAGCACTTTTTAAAGGTGTTTGGGCAAAAACAAAAGTATTTTTTAACGACAAACCGTTAGCATGGAGCGTAGATAAAAAAGCTAGCTTACAATAA
- a CDS encoding DUF2911 domain-containing protein, whose protein sequence is MNRIILSLFVAVFTLTVNAQITTPQPSPLQKIEQIVGLTDITVEYSRPGVKGRTIFGDLVPFNEIWRTGANDNTKITFSTDVTIDGNKIEKGSYTIFSIPAEKSWEIVIYEETKSGTPKKLDETKIVAKVNVATQNIPMVIETFTISFDDMTTNAAVLGIMWENTYVGFKIETPVEEMVTKQITTVMNGPSSNDYYAAAVYYLENGKDIKKAQTWIDKSVEMTADSPKFWVLHRQALIHAKAGNKKGAIKAATASLKLAEKAGNAGYVKMNETYLKEWGAM, encoded by the coding sequence ATGAATAGAATTATTTTATCATTATTTGTCGCAGTATTTACATTAACTGTAAACGCACAAATTACTACACCACAACCAAGTCCACTACAAAAAATTGAACAAATCGTTGGTTTAACAGATATTACTGTAGAGTATTCTAGACCAGGAGTAAAAGGAAGAACAATTTTTGGAGATTTAGTTCCATTTAATGAAATTTGGAGAACTGGAGCAAATGATAATACAAAAATTACATTTTCTACTGATGTTACTATTGATGGGAATAAAATAGAAAAAGGAAGTTATACTATTTTTTCAATACCTGCAGAGAAATCTTGGGAAATTGTAATATATGAAGAAACAAAAAGTGGAACTCCAAAAAAGTTAGACGAAACCAAAATTGTTGCAAAAGTGAATGTTGCAACACAAAATATACCGATGGTAATTGAAACTTTTACAATTAGTTTTGATGATATGACCACTAATGCTGCTGTTTTAGGGATTATGTGGGAAAACACCTACGTAGGTTTTAAAATTGAAACACCAGTAGAAGAAATGGTTACAAAACAAATAACAACTGTTATGAATGGCCCTTCATCTAATGACTATTATGCAGCAGCTGTATATTATTTAGAAAACGGAAAAGACATTAAAAAAGCACAAACTTGGATTGATAAGTCTGTAGAAATGACTGCTGACTCACCAAAATTTTGGGTTTTACATAGACAAGCTTTAATTCATGCAAAAGCAGGAAATAAAAAAGGAGCAATAAAAGCAGCAACAGCATCTCTTAAACTTGCAGAAAAAGCAGGTAATGCAGGGTATGTTAAAATGAACGAAACATATTTAAAAGAATGGGGAGCAATGTAA
- the gldF gene encoding gliding motility-associated ABC transporter permease subunit GldF, protein MIAILKKEFNSFFASPIAYLVIGVFLLLNGLFLWVFKGDFNILNAGFADLNSFFFFAPWVFLFLIPAITMKSFADEFNSGTIELLKTKPISDWQIVLGKFAASLLLVIVALVPTLTYIYTIYQLGNPAGNIDFGSTIGSYLGLLFLAATYTSIGLFTSTLSKNQIVAFILGVLITFFLFYGFDVISDTLGGDLTIKKMGLNEHFKSISRGVIDTRDIVYFLSVTIFFLFITKTRLDHE, encoded by the coding sequence TTGATAGCAATCTTAAAAAAAGAATTCAACTCATTTTTTGCAAGTCCAATTGCCTATTTAGTTATTGGTGTTTTCTTGTTATTAAACGGTTTATTTCTATGGGTTTTTAAAGGCGATTTTAACATTTTAAATGCAGGTTTTGCAGATTTAAATTCGTTTTTCTTTTTTGCTCCTTGGGTATTTTTATTTTTGATTCCGGCTATTACCATGAAAAGTTTTGCTGATGAATTTAATAGCGGAACCATAGAACTCTTAAAAACAAAACCAATTTCTGATTGGCAAATTGTACTTGGTAAATTCGCTGCATCACTCTTATTAGTTATTGTTGCTCTAGTACCAACATTAACCTACATTTATACCATTTATCAATTAGGAAACCCTGCCGGAAACATCGATTTTGGTAGTACAATTGGTTCTTATCTTGGTTTATTATTCTTAGCAGCAACCTATACTTCTATTGGTTTATTTACTTCTACTCTTTCTAAAAACCAAATAGTAGCTTTTATATTAGGTGTGCTTATCACCTTCTTTTTGTTTTACGGGTTTGATGTAATTTCTGATACTCTTGGTGGTGATTTAACCATTAAAAAAATGGGATTAAATGAACATTTTAAAAGTATTTCTAGAGGCGTAATTGACACACGAGATATTGTATACTTTTTAAGTGTAACAATATTCTTTTTATTCATCACTAAAACACGTTTAGACCATGAATAA
- a CDS encoding HPP family protein, which produces MVQKKLKRTFRVTKYIIYKETLIDYKEKFWSFLGAFVGIGIIAFIQSSSLPRVENIFLIGSFGASSVLIYGAIQSPLAQPRNFIGGHILSAIVGVTVFKICPDIIWISAPLAVSVSIIAMQYTKTLHPPGGATALIPIIGSEKITSLGYYYVLSPVLTGAIILFVTALIFNNMTKNRSYPTNRTSTRIFKTKKRLAKILPKFGRK; this is translated from the coding sequence ATGGTACAAAAAAAGCTAAAAAGAACCTTTAGGGTTACTAAGTACATTATTTACAAAGAAACCTTAATAGATTATAAAGAAAAATTTTGGTCTTTTCTTGGTGCATTTGTTGGGATTGGAATCATTGCTTTTATACAATCATCATCCCTACCTAGAGTAGAAAACATTTTTTTAATTGGTTCTTTTGGAGCTTCAAGTGTTTTAATTTATGGAGCTATACAAAGCCCTTTAGCGCAACCAAGAAATTTTATTGGCGGACACATATTATCGGCAATTGTAGGAGTTACGGTTTTTAAAATTTGTCCTGATATTATTTGGATTTCTGCACCTTTAGCGGTGTCAGTTTCTATTATTGCAATGCAGTACACAAAAACACTTCACCCACCTGGTGGAGCAACGGCTTTAATACCTATAATTGGTTCAGAAAAAATTACTTCTTTAGGCTATTATTATGTTTTATCTCCCGTTTTAACAGGTGCTATAATTCTATTTGTTACTGCTTTAATTTTTAACAATATGACAAAAAATAGAAGTTACCCCACCAACAGAACGTCTACACGAATATTTAAAACAAAAAAACGTTTGGCAAAAATACTTCCCAAGTTTGGGAGAAAATAA